Proteins found in one Alicyclobacillus cycloheptanicus genomic segment:
- the alr gene encoding alanine racemase, producing MPDITMPTITTSNITTPEGTFYRDTWAEVDLSAIAHNVRAVQRHIGLQRQVMAVVKANAYGHGAVQVAAAALAAGAAQLGVATLDEALALRAAGVRGPILVLGYVPPRHAAAAAHHAVMLTVVSARHADQLASCMDASAETPLDVHLKIDTGMGRLGVRTAEELLQAAAGLSRNPNIHLRGAFTHLAQSDAETLDFTKQQLQTAAALFDLLRQHVPGEAPLLLHAANSGGILQVPASHFNMVRLGISLYGVYPSEHLRSRSLALVQALQLKSRIAHLKEVPPGTPIGYGSTYVTRRATLVATVPIGYADGLPRALSNRGYFLVHGRPCPIIGRVCMDQTMIDVTDCADAQEADEVVIYNDRTLPELAGLIDTIAYELLCAIAPRVPRVYHH from the coding sequence ATGCCAGACATCACGATGCCTACGATCACGACGTCCAACATCACGACGCCGGAAGGGACGTTTTACCGGGACACGTGGGCGGAGGTCGACCTTTCGGCCATCGCCCACAACGTGCGCGCCGTCCAGCGCCACATTGGTTTGCAGCGGCAGGTCATGGCGGTGGTGAAAGCGAACGCGTACGGGCACGGGGCCGTACAGGTGGCAGCGGCGGCCTTGGCGGCTGGCGCGGCGCAGTTGGGCGTCGCCACGCTGGACGAGGCGCTGGCGTTGCGAGCCGCGGGGGTGCGCGGACCCATTCTCGTGCTGGGGTACGTCCCGCCCCGCCATGCGGCCGCGGCTGCACACCACGCCGTCATGCTGACCGTTGTGTCTGCACGGCATGCGGACCAGTTGGCATCGTGTATGGATGCGTCCGCCGAGACGCCGCTCGACGTTCACCTGAAAATCGACACGGGCATGGGCAGGCTTGGCGTGCGCACGGCAGAAGAACTGCTGCAGGCCGCAGCGGGCCTGTCCCGCAATCCGAACATCCATTTGCGCGGCGCATTCACCCATTTGGCGCAATCCGATGCCGAGACACTGGACTTCACCAAGCAGCAGCTGCAAACCGCAGCCGCGTTGTTTGACCTGCTGCGGCAGCACGTACCTGGCGAGGCGCCGCTGTTGCTGCACGCGGCGAACTCCGGCGGGATATTGCAGGTGCCGGCGAGCCACTTCAACATGGTGAGGCTTGGCATCAGCTTGTACGGCGTGTATCCTTCGGAGCACCTGCGGTCCCGCTCGCTGGCGCTGGTACAAGCCTTGCAGCTAAAGTCGCGGATTGCCCACCTCAAGGAAGTCCCGCCGGGGACACCCATTGGCTACGGGAGCACGTACGTGACGCGCCGGGCGACTCTCGTGGCAACGGTTCCCATCGGGTACGCGGACGGCCTGCCGCGCGCCTTGTCCAACCGCGGGTATTTTCTCGTCCACGGGCGGCCGTGCCCCATCATTGGCCGCGTGTGTATGGACCAGACAATGATTGACGTGACCGATTGTGCCGATGCACAGGAGGCGGACGAGGTGGTCATTTACAACGACCGCACCCTGCCCGAACTGGCGGGTCTCATCGACACCATTGCGTATGAACTCCTCTGTGCGATCGCGCCGAGAGTCCCCCGTGTGTACCACCATTGA
- a CDS encoding MarR family winged helix-turn-helix transcriptional regulator, which translates to MAETGDEVYQQVEHYVSLLIRRADITKAIDSQILDRSAYILLGQLDTTGSQTISTLASRLLLDISTVSRQIAALESKGLVHRVPHPENTRSSLFTMTAEGQRLYNLMREKRVRRYREILADWPDEETAALARCLKRLNESIEVRAKRWLGDPQPQRGNGP; encoded by the coding sequence ATGGCTGAAACAGGCGATGAAGTTTACCAACAAGTTGAACACTATGTTTCCTTGCTCATCCGACGTGCGGATATCACGAAGGCCATCGATAGTCAGATTTTGGACCGTTCCGCCTACATCTTATTGGGCCAGCTGGACACAACCGGGTCGCAGACCATCAGCACGCTGGCCAGCCGGCTGCTGCTCGACATCTCCACCGTCAGCCGGCAAATCGCCGCCCTGGAATCCAAGGGACTGGTACACCGCGTGCCTCATCCGGAAAACACCCGGTCCAGCTTATTCACCATGACCGCTGAAGGCCAGCGGTTATACAACCTGATGCGGGAGAAACGCGTGCGGCGCTATCGGGAAATCCTGGCGGACTGGCCTGACGAAGAAACGGCCGCCTTGGCACGGTGTCTCAAACGCCTGAACGAATCCATCGAAGTGCGCGCGAAGCGGTGGCTGGGAGACCCACAGCCACAGCGCGGAAACGGCCCGTAA
- a CDS encoding acyl-CoA dehydrogenase family protein, translated as MNFELSSEQKEMQKLAHDFAVEKIRPVAAYHDETEEFPWEVVREAHKIGLTTYQYPEEYGGGGITDAVTGLLIAEELAWGCAGIQTSITGSGLAGQGILATGTEEQKKKYIGYLCDPKELHLGAMGLTEPDAGSDVSSMRTTAVRDGDSWVLNGTKQFITHGGIADLHVIFAQTQPGSGWKGIECFVIEKGTPGLSMGRKEKKLGVRASHTAQVVLEDCRIPLENRLSGLDGNPKGISGGLGCLMMLERTRPAVGAAAIGVARAAYEYALEYAKTRVAFGHKIISNQGISFKLADMATAIDAARLLVWRAGWLHTMGQNAGLQASMAKLFAGDTAMKVTEEAVQILGGNGYIREYPVEKWMRDAKIFKIWEGTAEIQRLVISRAIAGR; from the coding sequence CTGAACTTTGAACTCTCCAGCGAACAAAAGGAAATGCAGAAACTGGCGCACGACTTCGCGGTCGAGAAAATTCGCCCAGTCGCGGCGTATCATGACGAAACCGAAGAGTTCCCGTGGGAGGTTGTGCGCGAAGCCCACAAAATCGGACTGACCACCTATCAATACCCGGAAGAGTACGGCGGCGGCGGCATCACCGATGCGGTCACCGGCTTGCTCATCGCAGAAGAACTGGCGTGGGGCTGTGCGGGCATCCAGACCTCCATTACCGGCAGCGGGCTTGCGGGGCAAGGCATTCTGGCCACAGGCACGGAAGAACAAAAGAAGAAATACATCGGTTACCTGTGCGACCCAAAGGAACTGCACCTGGGCGCCATGGGACTCACGGAACCCGACGCGGGCTCGGACGTCTCGTCGATGCGGACGACCGCCGTCCGCGACGGCGACAGCTGGGTGCTCAACGGCACCAAGCAGTTCATTACACACGGCGGCATTGCGGACCTCCACGTCATTTTTGCACAAACCCAGCCCGGCAGCGGCTGGAAGGGCATTGAATGCTTTGTCATTGAAAAGGGCACACCGGGCCTCTCCATGGGCCGCAAGGAAAAGAAACTGGGTGTCCGCGCTTCCCACACTGCGCAGGTTGTGTTGGAAGACTGCCGAATTCCGCTGGAGAATCGACTGAGCGGACTGGATGGCAACCCGAAAGGCATTTCCGGCGGCCTCGGGTGCCTGATGATGCTCGAGCGCACCCGTCCTGCCGTTGGCGCGGCGGCGATTGGTGTCGCGCGCGCCGCGTACGAGTACGCACTCGAGTACGCGAAGACGCGCGTCGCATTCGGCCACAAAATCATTTCAAACCAGGGCATCTCCTTCAAGCTGGCGGACATGGCGACCGCGATTGACGCGGCGCGGCTGCTGGTGTGGCGCGCAGGCTGGCTGCATACGATGGGCCAAAATGCGGGGCTGCAAGCCAGCATGGCCAAGCTGTTTGCCGGTGACACGGCCATGAAGGTGACGGAAGAAGCGGTGCAAATTCTCGGCGGAAATGGTTACATCCGCGAGTATCCGGTGGAAAAGTGGATGCGGGACGCGAAAATCTTCAAGATTTGGGAAGGCACGGCCGAGATCCAACGGCTCGTGATTTCCCGCGCCATCGCTGGACGGTAA
- a CDS encoding ABC transporter permease, whose amino-acid sequence MSDNETPNRAAGVTGMRTRRPRQGILRRGETWITVIAVVVVLAAWQTIASARLVSAVFLPSPAEVWHSFLVLLASGYQGHTLLQHLGISLARMGVAYVLAVLTAIPLGLASGYSAKFRAAIDPFVEFYRPLPPLAYYTLLIIWLGIGNVSKVALLYLAAFAPIYIACMSGVKSVGEQRIHSALTLGASRWQVFRYVVFPSCLPDIFTGMRTAIGFTYTTLVAAEMVAAQSGIGWMVLTAANFLRSDIVFVGIIIMGITGLLIDGIFRLVERSVVPWKGKE is encoded by the coding sequence TTGTCAGACAACGAGACACCCAATCGGGCTGCCGGTGTCACGGGGATGCGCACACGACGTCCACGCCAGGGCATCCTGCGGCGGGGCGAAACGTGGATCACCGTGATCGCGGTTGTGGTCGTTCTTGCCGCCTGGCAGACGATTGCGTCGGCGCGTCTGGTCTCGGCTGTGTTTCTCCCTTCGCCAGCGGAGGTGTGGCACAGCTTCCTCGTTCTGCTGGCGTCGGGTTACCAGGGGCACACGCTCCTTCAGCACTTGGGCATCAGCCTGGCGCGCATGGGCGTGGCTTACGTGCTGGCGGTGCTCACCGCCATCCCACTGGGGCTGGCAAGCGGCTACAGCGCAAAGTTCAGAGCCGCGATCGACCCGTTTGTGGAGTTTTACCGCCCATTGCCGCCGCTTGCGTACTACACCCTGCTGATTATTTGGCTGGGCATTGGCAACGTGTCCAAGGTCGCGCTGCTGTATTTGGCTGCGTTCGCACCGATTTATATCGCGTGTATGTCCGGCGTGAAGTCGGTCGGTGAACAGCGCATTCACAGTGCCTTGACGCTCGGGGCGTCGCGCTGGCAGGTGTTCAGGTACGTGGTGTTTCCATCTTGTCTCCCGGACATTTTCACAGGCATGAGAACTGCGATCGGTTTTACATACACCACGCTGGTTGCAGCAGAAATGGTGGCCGCACAATCCGGCATCGGATGGATGGTGCTCACCGCCGCAAACTTCCTGCGCAGCGACATCGTGTTCGTCGGCATCATCATCATGGGAATCACCGGTCTGCTGATTGACGGCATCTTTCGACTGGTCGAGCGGTCGGTTGTGCCGTGGAAAGGCAAGGAGTAA
- a CDS encoding taurine ABC transporter substrate-binding protein produces the protein MGKRWKTWAAGCGAAAAAIVSAALVTACGTSQPAGAASSMPAQVKIGYQEIPNTEEIARAQGWAQQELKGTRIQYTPFSSGKDVIAAMSSGAIDIAVIGSSPAAAAIAQGTGYEVIYICDVEGKNEALVVKKNEHIDSLAGLKGHTIATPFGSTSAFSLFMALKQQGISDSSLKILDMEPQQILAAWERGNIDGAYVWEPTLSKMVSDGGTVILNSGQMAKRGVVTADILVARKDFAEKYPQVVADYLKANIRAYNFYEQHPTQAAAVIAKAFDISQPEAANDMKELVWLSPSEQLSSSYLGTQGHVGKMAQIMKNNADFMVTQGDLAQSAPVRTFDNAVAPQYLQQAAQ, from the coding sequence ATGGGGAAACGATGGAAAACATGGGCGGCGGGCTGCGGGGCGGCCGCGGCCGCGATTGTTTCGGCGGCTTTGGTGACCGCATGCGGCACGTCACAGCCGGCAGGGGCCGCTTCATCCATGCCGGCGCAAGTGAAAATTGGGTACCAGGAGATTCCGAACACTGAGGAAATCGCGCGCGCACAGGGCTGGGCGCAGCAGGAGCTGAAAGGCACCCGCATCCAATACACACCGTTCAGCTCCGGGAAAGATGTCATCGCGGCGATGTCATCCGGTGCGATTGACATTGCGGTCATCGGCTCCTCTCCGGCGGCCGCCGCGATTGCCCAGGGCACCGGTTACGAAGTCATCTACATTTGTGACGTCGAGGGGAAAAACGAGGCACTCGTGGTCAAGAAGAACGAGCACATCGACAGCCTCGCGGGGCTCAAGGGCCACACGATTGCTACGCCATTTGGGTCCACCAGCGCGTTCAGCCTGTTCATGGCACTCAAGCAGCAAGGCATCAGCGACAGCTCGTTGAAAATCCTCGACATGGAGCCGCAGCAGATTCTCGCGGCCTGGGAGCGCGGCAACATCGACGGCGCCTATGTGTGGGAGCCGACACTCAGCAAGATGGTCAGCGACGGCGGCACCGTGATTCTCAACAGCGGCCAGATGGCGAAACGAGGCGTCGTCACGGCGGACATCCTGGTTGCTCGCAAAGACTTTGCAGAGAAGTATCCACAAGTCGTCGCGGATTACCTCAAAGCCAACATCCGGGCGTACAACTTCTACGAACAGCATCCAACCCAGGCGGCCGCCGTGATTGCCAAGGCGTTTGATATTTCTCAGCCCGAGGCTGCGAATGACATGAAAGAGCTGGTCTGGCTGTCACCCAGCGAACAGCTGAGCAGCTCCTATCTGGGTACGCAAGGACACGTTGGGAAGATGGCGCAAATCATGAAGAACAACGCAGACTTCATGGTCACTCAGGGTGACCTCGCACAGTCCGCACCCGTGCGTACGTTTGACAACGCCGTCGCACCGCAGTATTTGCAACAGGCGGCTCAGTAG
- a CDS encoding ABC transporter ATP-binding protein has protein sequence MLLELEGVYQAYERKGTIEVLHDIHLSMDEGEFVCVLGPSGCGKSTLLRIIAGIEPPVQGTVRCNGHAVRRPDRERGVVFQQPALYPWLTIEGNIEFGLKMRHMPKADRREVARRYLELVGLEEFRDRKPYELSGGMKQRAAIARVLANDPSIILMDEPFGALDAFTKEQMQDALRQIWRATGKTIFFITHDVEEALALGTRIVVMSPRPAVIHADLPCSFTHAMGEGSRTVRASQAFIEQRETLVNMIHQMHAT, from the coding sequence GTGCTGCTGGAACTGGAGGGTGTCTATCAGGCCTATGAACGCAAAGGGACCATCGAGGTCCTGCACGACATCCATCTCTCCATGGATGAAGGAGAGTTTGTGTGTGTGCTCGGGCCGTCCGGGTGCGGCAAGAGCACTCTGCTGCGCATCATCGCCGGCATTGAGCCCCCCGTCCAGGGCACAGTGCGGTGCAACGGGCATGCGGTGCGAAGGCCGGACCGCGAACGGGGTGTCGTGTTTCAACAACCGGCCCTGTACCCGTGGCTGACGATTGAAGGGAACATCGAATTTGGGCTGAAAATGCGGCACATGCCGAAAGCCGATCGCCGCGAGGTGGCCCGCCGCTACCTGGAACTGGTGGGGCTGGAGGAGTTTCGCGATCGTAAGCCATACGAGCTGTCGGGCGGCATGAAACAACGGGCCGCCATTGCCAGAGTCCTGGCGAACGACCCCAGCATCATCCTGATGGATGAGCCGTTCGGTGCGCTCGACGCGTTTACCAAAGAGCAGATGCAGGACGCGCTTCGGCAAATCTGGCGGGCAACCGGCAAGACCATCTTCTTCATCACACACGATGTGGAAGAAGCGCTGGCGCTCGGGACGCGCATCGTGGTGATGTCGCCCCGGCCGGCGGTGATTCACGCTGACCTGCCCTGCTCGTTCACGCATGCGATGGGCGAGGGCAGCCGGACGGTTCGCGCCAGCCAGGCTTTCATTGAACAGCGCGAGACGCTGGTCAACATGATTCACCAGATGCACGCAACCTGA
- a CDS encoding uracil-xanthine permease family protein produces MRAFFRGFPLSVQHVFAMFGATVLVPILTGLNPGDTLIASGIGTIIFHLITRGKVPAYLGSSFAFIAPLTLYVTKHHAPGQAVTGLISVSVVYAVLSLIITVVGFDRVRKIIPPVVVGPVVAIIGLSLAVTAIQSEAATHWDVAIVSLAAGILASIAGSRQMRLVPILIGIVVGYVYAVIRGLVQFGTVQSAQWIQVPHLHMPVFSWQVVLAMAPIALVTMIEDLGHMFVLTEITGRDVTTHPGFSTILLGNGLATFVSALIGGPAQTTYAENLGVLAMTRQFSSRLIQGAAVIAIILGLIGKFGGLIQSIPTAVMGGIGILLYGMIASMGIRHMIEEKVDLTNIKNLIICAVIFIVGVGYANNGIAYATLAGLIIYWVIPDVGRRQREEAAS; encoded by the coding sequence GTGCGTGCATTTTTTCGAGGGTTCCCTTTGTCTGTGCAGCACGTGTTCGCCATGTTCGGCGCGACTGTGCTTGTCCCGATTCTGACCGGCCTGAATCCGGGCGACACACTCATCGCCAGCGGCATCGGCACCATCATCTTTCACCTCATCACGCGAGGAAAAGTCCCTGCTTATCTTGGTTCTTCCTTCGCCTTCATCGCGCCGCTCACCCTGTATGTCACCAAGCACCACGCACCTGGACAAGCGGTGACCGGCCTCATCAGCGTTTCCGTGGTATACGCCGTGCTCTCCCTCATCATCACGGTCGTTGGATTTGACCGGGTGCGAAAAATCATTCCGCCGGTCGTCGTCGGCCCCGTCGTCGCCATCATCGGGTTGTCGTTGGCGGTCACGGCCATCCAGTCGGAGGCAGCGACGCACTGGGACGTCGCCATCGTCAGTCTGGCCGCCGGCATTCTCGCCTCCATCGCCGGATCACGCCAAATGCGGCTCGTCCCCATCCTCATCGGCATCGTGGTGGGATACGTCTATGCGGTGATTCGAGGCCTTGTACAATTCGGCACCGTCCAGTCCGCGCAGTGGATTCAGGTGCCCCACCTTCATATGCCCGTGTTCAGCTGGCAGGTGGTGTTGGCCATGGCGCCCATCGCCCTCGTCACCATGATTGAAGACCTCGGCCACATGTTCGTGCTGACGGAAATCACCGGGCGCGACGTCACGACTCATCCCGGCTTCAGCACCATCCTGCTCGGCAATGGGCTGGCCACCTTCGTATCCGCGCTGATTGGCGGCCCCGCACAGACCACGTACGCGGAAAACCTCGGCGTCCTGGCCATGACCCGCCAGTTTTCCAGCCGGCTCATACAAGGTGCGGCAGTCATCGCCATCATCCTTGGCTTGATTGGCAAATTCGGCGGCCTGATTCAGTCCATCCCGACGGCGGTGATGGGAGGCATCGGGATCCTTCTATACGGCATGATTGCATCCATGGGCATTCGGCACATGATTGAAGAAAAGGTCGACTTGACGAACATCAAGAACCTCATCATTTGCGCGGTCATTTTTATTGTCGGCGTCGGTTACGCGAACAACGGCATCGCGTACGCGACACTGGCGGGCCTCATCATCTACTGGGTGATTCCGGATGTCGGCCGCAGACAGCGCGAGGAAGCGGCGTCGTAA
- a CDS encoding helix-turn-helix transcriptional regulator has product MAPFTDDELAGSPPKSLVVAFILLQLVEEPMHGYELMQRLTQCGLEHLDQGNLYRMLRQMEKDQLVVSSWDTSAAGPAKRLYELTEEGKKSLKRHAVQMERYQSLIQQFFNRYASMLNRVMPTR; this is encoded by the coding sequence GTGGCACCATTCACAGACGACGAGCTGGCCGGCAGCCCGCCAAAATCATTGGTCGTTGCATTCATTTTGCTGCAGCTGGTCGAGGAGCCGATGCACGGCTATGAGTTGATGCAACGATTGACGCAGTGCGGCCTGGAACACCTTGACCAAGGGAACCTCTACCGAATGCTGCGGCAGATGGAGAAGGACCAGCTGGTGGTGTCCAGTTGGGACACCAGTGCGGCCGGACCCGCGAAGCGGTTGTATGAACTGACGGAGGAAGGGAAGAAGTCGTTGAAGCGCCACGCGGTGCAAATGGAGCGCTACCAGTCACTGATTCAACAGTTCTTCAACCGGTACGCCAGCATGCTCAATCGGGTGATGCCGACGCGGTAA
- a CDS encoding NAD(P)/FAD-dependent oxidoreductase: MESFEFDCIIVGGGIAGLQAAIQLGRYCHRVLVLDANTGRSTLCRSYHNVLGWPDGVSGLTLRDSGFRQARKLGVSIQHAVVTAIQAENPSQPVQGRQRFVVIVEDGREFSSRTLLLATGVVDRIPHIPGLEPALGLSIYVCPDCDGYECLQRSTVILGAGDVGARMALTLLHWTDQLVYVNHLKRPVSPDLLEQLRQHNIRLIDEEIQLIQCNASSSLEAVVLMDGTVIEAERGMIAFGGNKVKSSLVEPLGVHLTSSRHIAVHPRTKMTSVPMVWAAGDVVAHSEQVTIAMGDGSQAAIFIHKSLLGEPVDRFQP; encoded by the coding sequence GTGGAGAGCTTTGAGTTTGACTGCATCATCGTCGGCGGCGGAATTGCAGGACTGCAGGCCGCCATCCAGTTGGGGCGATACTGTCACCGCGTCCTGGTGTTGGACGCCAATACGGGACGCTCCACCCTCTGCCGCAGCTACCACAACGTGCTCGGCTGGCCGGACGGCGTCAGCGGGCTGACCCTTCGCGACAGCGGCTTTCGCCAAGCCCGCAAGCTGGGCGTTTCCATTCAACACGCTGTGGTCACGGCCATTCAGGCAGAAAACCCATCGCAGCCGGTACAAGGGAGACAGCGGTTTGTCGTGATCGTCGAAGACGGCCGCGAATTTTCGTCCCGGACCTTGCTCCTCGCCACCGGGGTCGTCGACCGCATCCCGCACATTCCCGGCCTCGAGCCTGCGCTCGGCTTGAGCATTTACGTCTGCCCGGATTGCGATGGCTACGAATGCCTGCAGCGGTCCACGGTCATTCTTGGCGCAGGAGATGTCGGTGCGCGGATGGCGCTGACGCTGTTGCACTGGACCGACCAACTGGTGTATGTGAACCACCTCAAGCGGCCCGTCTCCCCGGACCTGCTCGAACAGCTGCGCCAGCACAACATCCGGCTGATTGACGAGGAGATTCAACTCATTCAATGCAACGCCTCTTCTTCGTTGGAGGCGGTGGTGCTGATGGATGGTACCGTGATTGAGGCAGAGCGCGGGATGATCGCGTTTGGCGGCAACAAGGTCAAGTCGTCTCTCGTCGAACCCCTCGGCGTACACCTGACCTCATCCCGGCACATTGCGGTGCATCCGCGCACCAAAATGACCAGTGTGCCGATGGTGTGGGCGGCAGGTGACGTCGTCGCGCACTCCGAGCAAGTCACCATCGCCATGGGCGACGGCTCGCAGGCGGCCATCTTCATCCACAAGTCCCTTTTGGGGGAACCAGTCGACCGATTTCAACCGTAA
- a CDS encoding helix-hairpin-helix domain-containing protein, with amino-acid sequence MPELPESIQPEQALHRLIEGLRDLAALLEIDGPNPHQARALRGAADHLAASELPVETRLAQPTRVPGIGPKTADVIRHILAGGVEAARTALAITTPPSACDLLRVSGIGPKTAHALVHHHGIDSLQALHNALADGTLRTVPGFGPARIERLKRDAAVLIERQTAWPIAEVWPLAEAMGASLRRLPGVVHAEVTGGARRLLPMCPGIEVVVAETDAAEDPPSAGLDGKHTGLASLPHRAKSADAGSPPVHVIRTTPDTFALRLMETTGDDTHQQVIEGLLRQAGYEWTRAGIVDSRGVPVAVSSEADIYALIGLPYIPPELREGRGLLCPPDRLVQRVQIQGDLHVHTHWSDGSLSIVQAAAQAEALGYAYIAITDHSQSLAIAGGLTPERVWQQWEEIERVQSRTSVRILRGMEVDILADGRLDMPDELLDELDIVIASIHSAMHQPADVMTKRLLAAVRHPAVDIIGHPTGRLIGRRAAYPYDFEAVLAEAARRGVMMELNANPNRLDLSDDALRQCRAAGVLISVNTDAHHAHEFEFMAYGVRMAWRGWLTASDVLNTRPIEAVLARLHRDRQG; translated from the coding sequence GTGCCCGAACTCCCGGAAAGCATCCAGCCGGAACAGGCCCTGCATCGACTCATCGAGGGGCTGCGAGACCTCGCCGCCCTGCTCGAGATTGACGGGCCAAACCCGCACCAAGCCCGCGCGCTGCGGGGCGCGGCAGACCACCTGGCGGCGTCCGAGCTGCCGGTCGAAACACGGCTGGCGCAGCCCACGCGTGTACCGGGCATCGGACCGAAGACGGCGGACGTGATTCGCCACATTCTGGCGGGTGGGGTGGAGGCGGCGCGCACAGCGCTGGCGATCACGACGCCACCCTCCGCCTGCGACCTGCTGCGGGTCTCTGGCATTGGCCCAAAGACGGCACACGCGCTCGTCCATCACCACGGCATTGACTCCCTTCAGGCCTTGCACAACGCGCTGGCGGACGGGACCCTGCGCACCGTGCCGGGGTTTGGTCCGGCACGCATCGAGCGCCTCAAGCGCGACGCGGCGGTGCTCATCGAGCGTCAAACCGCCTGGCCCATCGCAGAGGTCTGGCCGTTGGCTGAAGCGATGGGCGCTTCGCTGCGCCGCCTGCCCGGGGTGGTGCACGCGGAGGTCACGGGAGGGGCGCGCCGGCTGCTGCCGATGTGCCCGGGCATCGAAGTGGTGGTGGCCGAAACCGACGCAGCGGAGGACCCGCCGTCCGCTGGGCTTGACGGGAAGCACACCGGTCTGGCCAGTCTCCCGCATCGAGCCAAGTCAGCGGATGCGGGCAGCCCGCCGGTTCACGTGATTCGGACGACGCCCGACACGTTTGCGCTGCGGCTGATGGAAACGACCGGGGATGATACGCATCAGCAGGTTATCGAGGGACTGTTGCGGCAGGCGGGCTACGAATGGACGCGAGCTGGCATTGTCGACAGCCGTGGGGTGCCTGTGGCGGTATCGTCGGAGGCTGACATTTACGCCCTCATCGGATTGCCGTACATCCCACCGGAGCTGCGGGAGGGGCGCGGGTTGTTGTGTCCGCCGGATCGGCTGGTTCAGCGCGTGCAGATTCAAGGCGATTTGCACGTTCACACCCACTGGAGTGACGGGTCCTTGTCGATTGTGCAGGCGGCGGCACAGGCGGAAGCCTTGGGCTATGCGTACATTGCCATCACCGACCACTCCCAGTCGCTGGCGATTGCGGGGGGATTGACACCCGAGCGGGTGTGGCAGCAATGGGAGGAGATTGAGCGGGTACAGTCGCGGACGTCGGTTCGGATTTTGCGGGGCATGGAGGTGGACATCCTGGCTGACGGCCGGCTGGACATGCCAGATGAGCTGCTGGACGAACTCGACATCGTGATCGCCTCGATTCACAGCGCGATGCACCAGCCGGCGGACGTGATGACCAAGCGGCTCTTGGCCGCCGTTCGACACCCGGCTGTAGACATCATCGGTCATCCGACGGGCCGACTGATTGGACGGCGCGCCGCCTACCCGTATGACTTTGAGGCGGTTCTCGCCGAAGCGGCGCGTCGCGGGGTGATGATGGAATTGAATGCGAACCCGAATCGCCTCGACTTATCGGATGACGCGCTGCGCCAGTGCCGGGCGGCTGGTGTGTTGATATCGGTGAACACGGATGCGCACCACGCTCACGAGTTTGAATTTATGGCGTACGGGGTGCGGATGGCCTGGCGCGGCTGGCTGACAGCCAGCGATGTTCTGAATACGCGGCCGATTGAGGCGGTATTGGCGCGGCTTCACCGCGATCGCCAGGGTTGA